The Helicobacter ibis DNA segment AAAAAACTCCCAAATCAATATCCTTAATAACTTTACTATTATATTTATACTCTAAAGCCTTAGCGCCTTCAACTAATTCTGGGCTCGAGATTCCATGTGCTATTGAAATTTTAGCTTCCAAAAAAGCACTTAAATGATCGCAATACTTTAAAAATTCACCAAAAATGGCATTAGATTCATCGTCGTTGAATTTTTGCAATATTTCATCTCCACTGCTGAATATTCTTACCTCTCCATTGGAATCTTTATATCTATTTGCAAACTCATCTTGTATAAAATAAACTATTGCCACTGCTATTTCTTTTGGGATTTTTGTAAGTATTTTTTCAGATACTAATTCATCTTCAATTTGTTTTATAAATTTATCTAAACCCTCTACACCACGCTTTATTGGAGAGATTATATCTCTAGTTAGAATCTCTGGTAAATCATGGAATAGACCACAAAAGAAATGGTTAATTTGCATAGTTCTACAGCACTTCAAATCATATCCTAGCAAAAACGCAACTAGTGCAACTACAAGCGTATGACCTAAAACAGAAGTAGCTGGGATTCGTGGAGTTTGACTCCATCTTTTTTGGAATCTTAACTGCCCAAACATTCCTATAACTTCCCTAATATTATGATACAACACCAAGTTTCTAATACCTGCTAGAGAATAAAAGCTCTCAACTTGACTATCTATTATTGATTTTATATTTTCTACATCATACATTTTTGGATTGAAGTTATAGATTATATCAAACTCCCATTTTGACGCATAATAATGCGAAGCTTTTAAAATCTCTTTTTCTATATTATTTATATTTCCATACAAATACTCTCTCATCTCATCAAAAAATGCAAAAGATGATAAATCGCTACTAAGCTCATTGCACACAAAATCAACAAGTTCTTTATTGTGCTTTTCAGATAATCTATGAAAGACAGGTGGCTTTATATCGGTTAGTATTATTCTCTCAAAGAATTCATAACAAAATTGCAAAATAAGCCTATGAAAATCAACTTCTTTTTTATGCTCAATAATTTCAAAATAAGCTAAAAAATAAGCTATTACAATTTTGTGTGCTTGTTTATCTAGCTCTATAAACTCAACTGGTGTTGCTTGGTCATTCCAGCGTCTAATATTTGCTGCAATAAATATTTTACGAAGTAGCGATAATGATAATGTTGGCCTTTTATTACTCATGTAAATCCATTTTTAGCGAAAATTATACAATATGTTAAAATAACAATTACTTTAAACTAAAGGATAGTAATGAAAAAAACATTGCTTTTAAGCTCAATATTTTCAATGTGCCTCTTTGCAGATATTATAGAGTTACATAATAGTCCATTTTGTGGTTGTTGCAAAGAATGGGAAAAATACATGGTAAATAAGGGTTATAAAGTAAATAGTGTGTATGATGATAATATTGCAAGCTTTAAAGAAAAGCATAATATAGCTCCAAAGTATCAAAGTTGTCATACAGGACTAATAGATGGTTATGTAGTTGAAGGACATGTGCCAGAAGATGCACTAAGATGGCTACTTGATAATAAGCCAAAAGGAATAATAGGAATCTCAACTCCTGGAATGCCAATAGGAAGTCCAGGTATGGAACAAGGAGATACTACTGAAGATTATCCAGTTGTATTACTAAAAGAAGACGGAACGCATGAACTATATGGAATCTACAATGGTCACAAACTAATTACAAAAGAAAAATAAGCTAGTTTCTAAACTTCTTAAAGACTTGTGCTATGTGGTATGGCTTATATAAATTTATAAGATATATTGCCACTATAGCTAAAGTCCCACCAAACAAGGTTAAAACACTAGGAATCTCACCCAATATAAAGTAACTACTAAGCAATGCAGTAAATGGCACTAAAAGAGGAAAAGTGGAAGCCTTAGTAGCTCCAACATATAAAATCCCCATATAATAAATGCTTGTGCCTATTGCAGTAGAAAGAATGGATACAACAAACATCATAACCCAAAACTGCACATCATAATCAAAAATAAAGAGCACATTATCTCTAAAAATAAAAATAGGAATATACAAAATACAACTAAATAGAGAGTTATAGAAATTTATAGCTATTGGGTGGATTCTCACCTTTTGACATATAATGCTTAAAATCGCCCAATCAATAGCACATATAACAAAGATAACATTAAATGCACTAAAAGCATGACTATTTGGCAAATCAAGCAAACAAATCCCAGCAATTATCCCAAGCATTAATCCTAGCATTTCATTAGTCTTTGGATTTCTATGGTTTTTTGATAGCATAAAAAATATTAAATAAGCAAACACTGGTGTAAGCGTAGTAACCAGCACTCCACCTCTACCAGCAGACCCTAAGTTTAATGCAAAAAAATACAAAATTGAATATAAACCATTGCATAAAGATGAAAGTAGCAATAGCTTAAAAGAGTGAGAATCTAATTTTAAATTTATACGCAAAATAACTACAATTGGTATTGAAGCAACAAATGCAAAAAAGAATCTCCAAAATGTAACAATATCTGCACTTGTATAGCTAGTTAGAATCTTGCTTGCAGGCCACGAACTACCCCAAAATATCATGGCTATAACCATAAGAGCTGCAAACCATAAGCCACTTTGCCTTTTAGATTCTAACTCCATTTTGTATTCCTAAAATACTATTGTTTTATTGTTATATACAAACACCCTTTCTTCTAATACCAAGTTAAGCGCTCTTGCTAAAACGACCTTTTCTACATCTCTGCCATGTCTTTGCATATCCTGCCACGACATTGTATGATTTACTTTTATAGTATCTTGCTCAATAATTGGACCCTCATCAAGCTCATTATTTACAAAGTGTGCCGTTGCACCGATTATCTTTACACCACGATTATATGCTTGTTTGTATGGATTAGCACCCACAAAGGCAGGTAAAAAGCTATGATGTATATTTATTATTTTTCCTTCAAATCTTTTGACAAAATTTGGGGTTAAAACACGCATATATTTAGCTAAAACAATGTAATTACAAGGATACTTTAGTATAGATTCAATAACTTTTAATTCATGTTCTTCTCTACTTATATTATCACTAGATATAAAGATATAAGGTATATTAAATTTCTCGCTTAAAGTTTCTAATATTTGGTGATTTGAAATAATTGCTTTTATATTACAATTTAGCTCCCCACTATCATATCTTATAAGCAAATCCCCCAAGCAGTGGTTTTCCTTTGTCCCTAAAATAACAATATCTTTCTTTACTTTATCTATTATTTCCACACAAGCATTATTACCGAGAATCAAAACTAGAGATTCTTTTAATTTATTTTTTGAATCCTCGCATAATCCACCCTCTAGTAAAGAACGCATAAAAAATAAATTACACTCTTTATCAACAAACTCATCATTTTGCAAAATATTAAGCTCAAACTCCAAGACTTTTGCTGTTATTTTTGATATTAAGCCCTTTTCATCTTTTGTAGTTATTTTTAATACATACTGCATCATTGTCCCTTCAACGCCCCAAAGATAGAATAAATACCCCTCTCTATACCTAATGATATATTCTCTCCTATTAGCTTTTCTAAATACAAATCAATTTTATCCTTCTTAAGCCATATAGCATTTTGTATATTTGCAAGTTTCATTAATGCAATTTCTGCATCATATATGCTACCAACGCTATCTACAAGCCTTAATTTTAATGCATTATTAGCACTAAATACTCTCCCTTGAGCAAAATATTTCTCATCACTCAAATTTAACCCTCTTGCAGTTGCCACTTCACTTACAAACATATAATACTGCTCATCTACTAGCCCTTTTAACATAGATTCCTCATCTTTCGTCCATGCTCTAGCAAATGTCCCTGCTTCTTTATATATACCTGCTTTTAGGCTTTGAGATTTTATACCTATTTTATTTAGCAGTTCTTCTACATTAGCACCATTTATAATAACCCCTATTGAACCAATCAAAGAACCTTTATTAGCAACTATATAACTAGCCCATATGCTTGATAGATAACTACCACTAGCCATAGAGCCTTGGGCATAAGCCACAACTGGTTTTTTGGCTGCTACTCTTTTAATTGCCTCACTTATCTCAACACTAGGTGCAATAGCACCCCCTGGAGAATCCACAACAAGCAAGATTCCTTTTATGTTTTCATTACTCTCTAAGAGTGCCAATTTTTCTAAAAAAGTATCACTTCGTAATATTGGTCCATTTAGATCTATTCTTGCCAAGTTAGCTACTTTAGAACTAGATTCGCCACTTGGAGCAAAAATTAAAAATAAAACCAACAGAAACACTAATGCTTTAAAATACTTCATAATAAAGTCCAAAGGTGCAAGCAAAATCCTAAAAAACTTCATTTAAATCCTTAATATAAAAAATGAAGTTATTATATCACTTAAAATAATTAAAAAATTAAATATTTTTATCATTAATTTATAATGTTATTTTTATAATTTGCGTTCCTTTTTGGACTTTTGGCACTTGGAGTATTTATGCAAGGTTCTTTTATAAAGATTTTAATACAAACATTACCCGTTTTAATGGGATATTTACCACTTGGAATGGCATTTGGAATCTTGTTTTCAACGCTAAATATAGAATGGTATTATGGGATTTTATGTTCTTTACTTATTTTCACAGGTGCTGGACAATTTTTACTTGTTTCTCTATTGGCGTTAAAAAGCGGTTACCTAGAAATTGCATTTGCTTCTTTTATGCTAAATATAAGGCATATTTTCTACTCTCTTGCAATACTAGATGATATAAAAGAGTTTGGAATTAAAAAATACTACATACTATTTGGTCTTACTGATGAGACATTTGCCACGCTAAAAACTAGCCATTTGCAAGATACACAATACAGCAAGGAAAATAGATTCTTCTTAATTACACTCCTAAACCACATGTATTGGATATTAGGTGGTGCATTAGGAATCTTTATGGGGCAAGGATTAGGATTCCAACCACAAGGTGTCGAGTTTGCCCTAACAGCACTCTTTAGTGTTCTAACTCTAGCACTCTTGCAAACTTCAGACAACAAAATCCCATTCTTTATAGGATTAGCTATTGGAATCTTTGGGTTAATAGTCTTCCCTAGTGAGCATTTTTTACTATTTAGCATGATTTTTGGAATCTTGCTTTTAATAATTGGCAAAAATTTCATAGAAAGAAAAAATATATGCACGAAATAACAAATGAGTTTTATTTGATTTTAGCAATTTTAGCAGCTTCATTTGGGACTATGCTTACTAGATTCTTGCCATTTTGGCTACTAAGAAATTACAATAACAACAAATGCCTAAAATACCTACAAAACACTATGCCACTTTTGATTATGACTTTACTGGTATTTTTTAGTATCAAAGATGTAAAATGGAACATAACTTATG contains these protein-coding regions:
- a CDS encoding DMT family transporter — protein: MELESKRQSGLWFAALMVIAMIFWGSSWPASKILTSYTSADIVTFWRFFFAFVASIPIVVILRINLKLDSHSFKLLLLSSLCNGLYSILYFFALNLGSAGRGGVLVTTLTPVFAYLIFFMLSKNHRNPKTNEMLGLMLGIIAGICLLDLPNSHAFSAFNVIFVICAIDWAILSIICQKVRIHPIAINFYNSLFSCILYIPIFIFRDNVLFIFDYDVQFWVMMFVVSILSTAIGTSIYYMGILYVGATKASTFPLLVPFTALLSSYFILGEIPSVLTLFGGTLAIVAIYLINLYKPYHIAQVFKKFRN
- a CDS encoding branched-chain amino acid transporter permease, encoding MHEITNEFYLILAILAASFGTMLTRFLPFWLLRNYNNNKCLKYLQNTMPLLIMTLLVFFSIKDVKWNITYGIPELIGIFISVIFFIRFKNPILSILAGIVFYILATRIFL
- a CDS encoding HD domain-containing protein encodes the protein MSNKRPTLSLSLLRKIFIAANIRRWNDQATPVEFIELDKQAHKIVIAYFLAYFEIIEHKKEVDFHRLILQFCYEFFERIILTDIKPPVFHRLSEKHNKELVDFVCNELSSDLSSFAFFDEMREYLYGNINNIEKEILKASHYYASKWEFDIIYNFNPKMYDVENIKSIIDSQVESFYSLAGIRNLVLYHNIREVIGMFGQLRFQKRWSQTPRIPATSVLGHTLVVALVAFLLGYDLKCCRTMQINHFFCGLFHDLPEILTRDIISPIKRGVEGLDKFIKQIEDELVSEKILTKIPKEIAVAIVYFIQDEFANRYKDSNGEVRIFSSGDEILQKFNDDESNAIFGEFLKYCDHLSAFLEAKISIAHGISSPELVEGAKALEYKYNSKVIKDIDLGVFYREFGN
- the purU gene encoding formyltetrahydrofolate deformylase; translation: MQYVLKITTKDEKGLISKITAKVLEFELNILQNDEFVDKECNLFFMRSLLEGGLCEDSKNKLKESLVLILGNNACVEIIDKVKKDIVILGTKENHCLGDLLIRYDSGELNCNIKAIISNHQILETLSEKFNIPYIFISSDNISREEHELKVIESILKYPCNYIVLAKYMRVLTPNFVKRFEGKIINIHHSFLPAFVGANPYKQAYNRGVKIIGATAHFVNNELDEGPIIEQDTIKVNHTMSWQDMQRHGRDVEKVVLARALNLVLEERVFVYNNKTIVF
- a CDS encoding DUF411 domain-containing protein, producing MKKTLLLSSIFSMCLFADIIELHNSPFCGCCKEWEKYMVNKGYKVNSVYDDNIASFKEKHNIAPKYQSCHTGLIDGYVVEGHVPEDALRWLLDNKPKGIIGISTPGMPIGSPGMEQGDTTEDYPVVLLKEDGTHELYGIYNGHKLITKEK
- a CDS encoding AzlC family ABC transporter permease yields the protein MQGSFIKILIQTLPVLMGYLPLGMAFGILFSTLNIEWYYGILCSLLIFTGAGQFLLVSLLALKSGYLEIAFASFMLNIRHIFYSLAILDDIKEFGIKKYYILFGLTDETFATLKTSHLQDTQYSKENRFFLITLLNHMYWILGGALGIFMGQGLGFQPQGVEFALTALFSVLTLALLQTSDNKIPFFIGLAIGIFGLIVFPSEHFLLFSMIFGILLLIIGKNFIERKNICTK
- the sppA gene encoding signal peptide peptidase SppA; its protein translation is MKFFRILLAPLDFIMKYFKALVFLLVLFLIFAPSGESSSKVANLARIDLNGPILRSDTFLEKLALLESNENIKGILLVVDSPGGAIAPSVEISEAIKRVAAKKPVVAYAQGSMASGSYLSSIWASYIVANKGSLIGSIGVIINGANVEELLNKIGIKSQSLKAGIYKEAGTFARAWTKDEESMLKGLVDEQYYMFVSEVATARGLNLSDEKYFAQGRVFSANNALKLRLVDSVGSIYDAEIALMKLANIQNAIWLKKDKIDLYLEKLIGENISLGIERGIYSIFGALKGQ